Proteins from one Bos indicus x Bos taurus breed Angus x Brahman F1 hybrid chromosome 19, Bos_hybrid_MaternalHap_v2.0, whole genome shotgun sequence genomic window:
- the LOC113878390 gene encoding putative olfactory receptor 3A4, protein MDPGASGNDSVVTEFVLLGLTKTPALQPILFVIFLLAYVATVGGNFSILAAILAEPKLHTPMYFFLGNLSLLDVGCISVTVPAMLGHFMSSNRSILYRSCLSQLFFFHLLAGVDCFLLTVMAYDRYLAICQPLTYSTHMSWGIQRALAGMSCVFSFTNALTQTVAVSTLNFCGPNVINHFYCDLPQLFQLSCSSIQLNEQLLFVAAAFMGVAPLVLITVSYGHVAAEVLRIRSAEGRKKAFSTCGSHLTVVGIFYGTGVFSYMRLGSGEASDKDKGIGILNTVISPMLNPVIYSLRNPDVQGALRRVFTGRQPPT, encoded by the coding sequence ATGGATCCGGGAGCCTCAGGAAATGATTCAGTTGTCACTGAGTTTGTCCTGCTGGGGCTCACGAAGACCCCAGCTCTACAGCCCATCCTCTTCGTCATCTTCCTCCTCGCTTATGTAGCTACTGTGGGGGGCAATTTCAGCATCCTGGCTGCCATCCTCGCTGAACCCAaactccacacccccatgtacttcttcctggggAACTTGTCCCTGCTGGATGTTGGATGCATCAGTGTCACTGTCCCTGCCATGCTGGGGCATTTCATGTCCAGTAACAGAAGCATCCTCTATCGGTCCTGCCTCTCCCAGCTCTTCTTCTTCCACCTCCTGGCCGGGGTGGACTGCTTCCTGCTGACCGTCATGGCCTACGACCGCTACCTGGCCATCTGCCAGCCCCTCACCTACAGCACCCACATGAGCTGGGGAATCCAGCGAGCCCTGGCCGGCATGTCTTGTGTCTTTTCCTTCACCAACGCGCTGACTCAAACTGTTGCTGTATCTACTCTGAACTTCTGCGGTCCCAATGTGATCAACCACTTCTACTGTGACCTCCCACAGCTCTTCCAGCTCTCCTGCTCCAGCATCCAGCTCAACGAGCAGTTGCTCTTTGTAGCAGCAGCCTTCATGGGTGTGGCCCCCTTAGTCCTCATCACTGTGTCCTATGGACACGTGGCAGCCGAAGTCCTGCGGATCCGCTCAGCGgagggcaggaagaaagcctTCTCCACGTGTGGCTCCCACCTCACCGTGGTGGGCATCTTCTATGGCACAGGCGTCTTCAGCTACATGCGGCTGGGCTCAGGGGAGGCTTCAGACAAGGACAAGGGCATTGGCATCCTCAACACAGTCATCAGCCCCATGCTGAACCCCGTCATCTACAGCCTCCGAAACCCCGATGTGCAGGGTGCCCTGAGACGGGTGTTCACAGGGAGACAGCCCCCCACGTGA
- the LOC113878303 gene encoding olfactory receptor 139, producing the protein MEPGAWGNKTVVTEFILLGLTENIELQSILFAIFLFAYVITVGGNLSILAAIFVEPKLHTPMYYFLRNLSLLDIGCITVTIPPMLACLLTHQCRVPYAACISQLFFFHLLAGVDCHLLTAMAYDRYLAICQPLTYSIRMSRDVQGALVAVCCSISFINALTHTVAVSVLDFCGPNVVNHFYCDLPPLFQLSCSSIHLNGQLLFVGATFMGVVPMVFISVSYAHVAAAVLRICSAEGRKKAFSTCSSHLTVVCIFYGTGFFSYMRLGSVSASDKDKGIGILNTVISPMLNPLIYSLRNPDVQGALKRLLTGKRPPE; encoded by the coding sequence ATGGAGCCAGGTGCCTGGGGCAACAAGACTGTGGTCACTGAATTCATCCTTCTTGGTCTAACAGAGAACATAGAACTGCAATCCATCCTTTTTGCCATCTTCCTCTTTGCCTATGTGATCACAGTCGGGGGCAACTTGAGTATCCTGGCCGCCATCTTTGTGGAGCCCAaactccacacccccatgtactacTTCCTGAGGAACCTTTCTCTGCTGGACATTGGGTGCATCACTGTCACCATTCCTCCCATGCTGGCCTGTCTCCTGACCCACCAATGCCGGGTTCCCTATGCAGCCTGCATCTcacagctcttctttttccacctCCTGGCTGGAGTGGACTGTCACCTCCTGACAGCCATGGCCTACGACCGCTACCTGGCCATTTGCCAGCCCCTCACCTATAGCATCCGCATGAGCCGTGACGTCCAGGGAGCCCTGGTGGCCGTCTGCTGCTCCATCTCCTTCATCAATGCTCTGACCCACACAGTGGCTGTGTCTGTGCTGGACTTCTGCGGCCCTAACGTGGTCAACCACTTCTACTGTGACCTCCCGCCCCTTTTCCAGCTCTCCTGCTCCAGCATCCACCTCAACGGGCAGCTACTTTTCGTGGGGGCCACCTTCATGGGGGTGGTCCCCATGGTCTTCATCTCGGTATCCTACGCCCACGTGGCAGCCGCAGTCCTGCGGATCTGCTCGgcagagggcaggaagaaagcctTCTCCACGTGTAGCTCCCACCTCACCGTGGTCTGCATCTTTTATGGAACCGGCTTCTTCAGCTACATGCGCCTGGGCTCCGTGTCCGCCTCAGACAAGGACAAGGGCATTGGCATCCTCAACACTGTCATCAGCCCCATGCTGAACCCACTCATCTACAGCCTCCGGAACCCTGATGTGCAGGGCGCCCTGAAGAGGTTGCTGACAGGGAAGCGGCCCCCGGAGTGA